A DNA window from Candidatus Woesearchaeota archaeon contains the following coding sequences:
- the rtcA gene encoding RNA 3'-terminal phosphate cyclase → MNTIDGSYLEGGGQIVRTAIGISTLMGKAVTVDKIRAGRAEPGLKAQHLTAIKAMEQLCNAYGDDAVLGSTTINYVPGKLKGRTLSLDIGTAGSITLLMQSLLLPLAFSGEKFRLKITGGTDVAWSPSWDYFCEIIVPQFRRYADIMCKLEQRGYYPKGAGRVDIKIDSHTTLDEGKKSVPFALTEQHHLIHIKGIAHASATLQDAQVSERMARGAKVALGQKVSCPINITAEYVNTPSDGCGITLWAIFSKDKNDIDAKNPIRLGADVLGEKGKRAEEVGSDCAQKLLAEIQSGAAVDQHLADNLIPLLGLLGGEIKTSEITNHTKTNVFVVEQMMGKKIEIEGKTIHA, encoded by the coding sequence ATGAACACCATCGATGGCTCGTATCTTGAAGGCGGTGGGCAAATCGTGCGAACCGCAATCGGCATTTCAACGCTCATGGGCAAAGCAGTTACCGTTGATAAAATTCGTGCGGGCCGTGCCGAACCCGGCTTGAAGGCGCAGCACCTCACGGCAATCAAAGCCATGGAACAACTGTGCAATGCATATGGTGATGACGCCGTACTCGGCTCAACCACGATTAACTACGTTCCGGGAAAGCTAAAAGGCCGCACGCTGTCATTGGACATCGGCACGGCCGGCTCAATTACCTTGCTGATGCAATCCCTTCTTCTGCCGCTGGCCTTTTCCGGCGAAAAATTCCGCCTCAAAATAACCGGCGGCACTGATGTTGCATGGAGCCCGAGCTGGGATTATTTCTGCGAAATTATTGTGCCGCAATTTCGGAGATATGCAGACATCATGTGCAAGCTTGAGCAGCGCGGCTATTATCCAAAAGGCGCCGGCAGAGTTGATATAAAGATTGATTCGCACACCACGCTTGACGAGGGGAAAAAAAGTGTGCCGTTTGCGCTTACAGAACAACACCACCTCATCCACATCAAAGGAATTGCGCACGCTTCAGCAACCTTGCAAGACGCGCAGGTTTCCGAGCGCATGGCACGGGGTGCAAAAGTCGCGCTGGGTCAGAAAGTGTCATGCCCGATAAATATAACAGCAGAATATGTGAATACGCCAAGCGACGGCTGCGGCATCACGCTCTGGGCGATTTTCTCCAAAGACAAAAATGATATTGATGCCAAAAATCCGATTCGGCTGGGCGCTGACGTGCTGGGTGAAAAAGGAAAACGGGCAGAGGAAGTGGGAAGTGACTGCGCGCAGAAACTGCTTGCTGAAATTCAGAGCGGCGCTGCGGTTGACCAGCACCTTGCTGACAATTTGATTCCGCTTCTTGGATTGCTTGGCGGGGAAATAAAAACGAGCGAGATAACGAACCACACCAAGACGAATGTATTTGTGGTGGAGCAGATGATGGGGAAGAAAATAGAGATTGAGGGAAAAACGATTCATGCCTGA
- a CDS encoding NAD-dependent epimerase/dehydratase family protein, producing MKILITGGAGFIGSHIAQAYAAAGHDVAIVDDLSTGKKQRVPTGMRFYHADIRNAAQLTGIFEKEKPDVVNHHAAQASAEASVRDPVKDYEINVLGLINVLECSRKNGVKRIIFSSSAAVYGDKEPGKNGLNEQDALLQLSPYGASKMTSELYLRCYQNLYKIPFVILRYANVYGPHQDGGEAGVVPLFIRAMLAGKPCTIFGDGEQTRDYIFVDDIVAANVLALTKGENDVFNIGTGAQTSVNHLATMLKEIVGKGTTAHSQERPGDIRHSFLNSEKAKKVLDWHAEIPFKDGLKKTVEWFKKQE from the coding sequence ATGAAAATTCTTATTACCGGAGGCGCTGGATTTATTGGCAGCCATATCGCGCAGGCCTACGCAGCAGCAGGGCACGATGTTGCTATAGTTGATGACTTGAGCACCGGAAAAAAACAACGCGTGCCCACGGGAATGCGCTTCTATCACGCGGACATCCGCAATGCCGCCCAACTTACTGGCATTTTTGAAAAAGAAAAGCCAGATGTGGTGAACCATCACGCCGCGCAGGCAAGCGCCGAGGCTTCAGTGCGCGACCCAGTGAAAGATTATGAAATAAATGTGCTCGGGCTCATTAACGTGCTTGAATGTTCCAGAAAAAATGGTGTTAAAAGAATTATTTTTTCCTCATCAGCAGCGGTGTACGGTGACAAAGAGCCGGGAAAAAACGGGCTGAATGAACAAGATGCGCTCCTCCAACTCTCACCGTACGGCGCCAGCAAGATGACGAGTGAATTGTACCTGCGCTGTTACCAGAATTTGTACAAAATCCCCTTTGTGATTCTGCGGTATGCGAACGTGTACGGGCCGCACCAAGATGGCGGCGAAGCTGGTGTGGTGCCGCTCTTTATTCGCGCTATGTTGGCAGGAAAGCCGTGCACCATTTTCGGGGATGGCGAACAGACGCGTGACTATATTTTTGTTGATGATATTGTAGCGGCGAATGTGCTTGCATTGACCAAAGGGGAGAATGATGTGTTTAACATTGGCACCGGCGCGCAGACAAGCGTAAATCACTTGGCAACAATGTTGAAGGAAATTGTGGGAAAAGGAACAACGGCACATAGCCAAGAACGACCGGGTGATATTCGGCACAGCTTTTTGAATAGTGAAAAAGCGAAGAAGGTGCTTGACTGGCACGCGGAAATCCCATTCAAAGATGGGCTGAAAAAGACGGTGGAATGGTTTAAGAAGCAAGAATAA